In the Paenibacillus sp. FSL R7-0337 genome, CCGGTCCAAGCACCTCCAGGACGGTCCCGAAGCTTAGCAGGAAGCCGTATAGCCAGTCATTCTCAGGGTACTGGAGCGTTAGGGTGTATCCGCCGGTATCATCCCGCTGGAGCGTCTCACAGTCGAAGTATTCCTCTGCGAGATGCTTGCCTTCCGGCGCGAAACGCAGCTTGACCGGCGTGAGATTCTGCGGTTCCTTCCAGCTACTACTCCACGGCAATTCTGTAAGCGGGATATCCTGGCGGATATAGTGCCTGTTCTCCTTCACCAGCGCTTTCATCCGCAGCAGCTTGAAGAGGCGGAAATCCTGACGGTCCTGGCAGAACCCGTATAAGTACCAGAACGGTCCCTTGAGAACCAGCGTATACGGCTCGACCGTACGCAGACTTACCCTGCCTTCGGCAGTTATGTATTCAAAAGTGACCGTAACCTCTTTCTCCAAGGCTTCTTTAAGAAGGCTCAGCCGCTCCTCCAGCGGGCCTGTCAGCTCCCAGGGGGAGAAATCGACAATCATCCGGGTGGTTTGGCTGCGGAAGGCGGCGATCTGGGAGGGAGGGACGACACTGCTGATTTTCTCCATCAATAGCTGATGGCCTCCTCCTCCGATGGAAGAGGCGCTTTGCAGCGCGTTGAAAATATCGGCCAGCTCGCGTTCCGATAACACGTTGCGGTCCAGCCGGTAGCCCTGCATGAGGCCGATGCCGCCCCCTGATCCCTGATAGGTGACCACAGGGATGCCTGCGCTGTTAATGCTGTCTATATCGCGGTAAATCGTACGCACGGAGACCTCGAACATATCGGCCAGCTCCTTGGCCTGAATCAGCGGCCGGTTGAGCAGCAGAATGACAATGGAGAGCAGACGGTCTATTTTCACAGGAAAACCTTCTTTCAGGCGTTAGGTAAGGTGTGGATTAACGGGTCTTGGAGGTTTCTTTAACCTTCACTTGGACCTTGGGTTCAAGCGTAGCCACTGGCTTGCGCCGGCGCAGCCGGAGAGAAATGGCAGCCCGGTAACGGTAGACGACAATCAGCGCGGCGATGGCCAGCACACCTACCGCAATCCAAAGGGCGTAGGATTCGATCAGGTGGAAGATGCCCATCCACTGCGGGCCGAAGATTTTGCCGATTCCGAGGAATAACACTACCCAGAATATTGCGCCCCCATAGGCATACATAGCGAATTTACGGAAGGGCAGGGCGATAATCCCGGCAAAATAGCCGGTGAAGTGTCGGACGCCGGGGATGAAATAGCCGATGGAAATCAGCACGCTGCCGTATTTCTCGAACCAGCGCTGTGTCTTTTCCAGCTTGGCGGGAGAGAACATGAACCATTTGCCGTACCGCTGGATAAAGGGCAGACCGGCCTTCAGTCCGATGAAATAAGTGATGGTCATCCCGATTGTAGTCCCTAAGAAGGCTACGATCACCAGTGTGAAGAAATCCAGCCTCCCCGTGAAAGAGAGAAATCCTGCGAAGGCCATCGTGGTCTCCCCGGGAAAAGGCAGGGCGATAAATTCGAGCAAAAGCCCGAAGAACAATACGCTATATCCATAGCTCGCAAACAATTCCTGTATCCATTTCAGCATATCCATAAATTCTTCACTCTCCAAAGGCTGCGCGCCAATTCTATTCTGAAGCTTGTCTTCATACAATCTACCAAATGGTGCGGAAGCGCCAATAGAATGCTGGAGGTAGAGAAGATGAAGAACAACCGGGAAAATCCTATCCGCCGCATCATGATCTGCGGGTTGCTTGTTATTGCTGTTGTGCTAAGTCTGGGTGTGTCAGCTTATGGAGGGCAGGGGAATTCTTCCGGTTCGCGGAGTAAGTACTCCCTACAGGCTGAAGCAGGCAGTACGTTACCTCTACTCTCTAAGAATAATGCTCCGGCTGTCCCGGTGCAAGATTTGCGCCCGGCAGCGGCCAGAATGACAACCACAGAATTACGGCAGCTGCACATTTCGGGCGGTTCAGCCCCTAAAGCAGGTGCGGAGCGTCCTGCTCAAGTATCCGCTGCTGCGGGAAAAGCTGCTCCGGCAGCGGGACACCGCAAGGAGAAGTTGGTCTATCTGACTTTTGACGACGGTCCAAGCGCAGTTACTCCCAAGGTACTTAGCATATTGCAGGAGCAGGGGGTTAAGGCGACCTTCTTCGTGCTGGGGGATCAGGCCGCAGGCCGTCCCGAGCTGATCAAGGCCATCTGGGAGCAAGGGCATGCTATCGGCAACCATACCTATAATCATAACTATCATGATTTATATAGCGGCTTCAAGGAGTTCTGGCGCCAAATCAAACAGACGGAGGAAACGGTACGTGAGATCACAGGCGTCCGTCCGCAGCTGGTCCGTGCGCCGGGCGGCACGTTCGGCCATTTCGACAGTACATATTTCAATCTGCTGAAGCAGGCAGGCTACGGGGTGATGGACTGGACTGTAGACAGCGGGGATTCCCGCCGCCGGGGAGTGCCCGCTGCGGAGATTGTACAGGCTTCTGTGGCTGACTTGACCTCTTCCAGTGTGGTATTGCTGCTGCATGACGGATCGGGCCATGAACAGAGCGCCAAGGCGCTGCCCGCCATCATTGAACGCTACAGAGCAGCCGGTTATGGATTCGGTGTTCTGGATGCGCAGAGTGATCCCGTACAGTTCAGGGTGTCTTCCAAGGCAGCCTCCCTTCATCGGGGCAAACCGTCACAGGATTGGATATCGGTCAATATTGCCCCGAATGCGGAGTTGTTTGCACCAGGCAAGGCGCTTGCGCTTGAGATTGGCGGGATGGAAACCAAGCTAAAGCCCGGAGAGTACCGTCTACAGGACGGGCAGTACTATGTTCCGCTACGCGCCACCGTGGAACGGCTGGGCGGACGGGTCGGCTGGGATGTGGCTACCCGCAGCGCAGCTGTAAGCTGGAACGGCCGCAGCATGACGTTAGACTCACAAAGGCAGGAGGTGGGCATTCACTGGCCGGACGGTACAGCAGAGTACAAGGCGGCACAGGTACAGCTCCAAGGCTCCTCCCTCTGGGTACCCCTGCGTATGCTGCTGGAGGCGGCAGGTCATCCGGGTGCGGAAGCCTTTGTAAATGCAGAGGAGCGCAGGGTCACCGCAGCTTAAGGCGGATATCCGGTTGGGAGGAGGGAACGGCAAGGAGAGCAGAGAACAGGGAGAGCTAGCGGGGAAAAGCGGCTGCTGAATGTCTGGGCATCCTTTTTCGTGGAAAGAATAGATAGCAACAGGCCTCAGCAAGCGGTATAGCCAGTGAAACCACGGGCTGTCAGGGGGCTAGTCTATGACCATGGAAGGGTGTCCTCCTTGTCCTCATCATCATTGACAGATCCGAAATCACAGGTATATTCACAGCTGGGCAGGTACGGGAATGCAGAGATTGCAGGGTTCCCCCGGAAGCGCATCCGCCGCGCAGCCAAGGAGTGGGGGCGAATGCTGCTCCTGATGGCGGTTACCGGAGGGCTGTATATGTGGCGCGGCGGAGAATCGCTCCTGCTGCTGCTGACAGCTGGCGGAGTGGTTATGTCCGGCGGCCTGCTGATGCAGCTCTGCGGTCCCCGGAGAGTTAGTGTCCAGCGCACGATTGCTCCTGCGCGTCTGTCTGCGGGGGATGACGCTATTGTGGAGGTTCAGATTTCTTTTAACGCCAGAATCCCGCTGCCCTGGATGATTGTTACAGATTATTGGAGCGGGGGCAGCCATCAGGAGCTGCTGTTTCCCGGCTTCCGGCGCTCCTTCAAATATTCGTATGAGCTGCTGTCTGTCCCAAGAGGCGTGCATCAGCTTCATGGGTGCAGTGTAACCTGGGGAGATCTGCCGGGGCTGTTCACAGGCGGCTGCCAGCCGGGCGGCAAGGCGGGCTTCAAGGTGCTGCCAAGAGCTCTATATATGGGCGCAGCAGTGCCGGATACCGGCTTGCTTTCCGGAGACCGTGCATCCGGGCGGGGGAACCATAGCAGCCCGCAAGCAGCGGATATCCGTGATTATGCACCGGGTGATCCGTTCAGCCGGATTCACTGGAAGAGCAGCGCCCGTAAAGGCAATCTGCAGAGCAGAGTGCCGGAACGTGAAGCGGGGCAGATGACCTGCATCGTGCTTGCGAGCAGTCCGGCGGATTATGAGATTCCCGGTGGTGCGCATGTTCCCCGCAGCCAGCGGAGGTCGGTGATCCCGGCCTTTGAACAGGCGGTATCGGCTACTATGGGGCTGCTGCTCTCTGCCGAGCGCTCCGGCAGCTACATCCAGCTCTTCAGCGGCGGCTGGCCGGAAGGGATGGCTAGGCATGAGGGGCTGGGCCAGATTCCCGGGAGGGTCCGGGATCTGCTAACAGAGATTGCTCCCTCCGGCTCACAGTGTCTCAGCAGACTGCTGGAGGATGCGTCACAGAGCTGGATCCCCGGGATGACGGTATCCGTCATTACCGGCCGGCTGGAGGAGGAGTCGGCGAGAACGCTGGCCCGCTTCCTGGTTCAGGGAATCAGGGTGGAACTGTATTATGTCTGGGACCAGCCTTCTCCGAGCCGGACTCCCGGTAATCCTGTACGGAGTCCCGCCAGAGCAGCGGGTACAATGCCGGAGCTGTCCAGCAGCGGCAGGCTGGCACCGGAGGACTGGGCAACATCGGGGCATGATCCCGCGGTGTACGGGGACAGCAGACTGCATGCCTCGGATACGATTGCAGGAAGTCTAATGCGGCTTGGAGCGAGGATTCACTGTCTGAGCAATGCTGCTCCTGCACAAGGGTACAAGGGGGCGGAGCCTGATGGATTCCCGGATAACTCCACCTCCTGCTAGAGTGAGTGCGGATGGCGCCAGTCCGAAGGGCTCAACCCACAGCAGGCAGCGCTGCTACGGAAGCATCATGTTTACAGCGGCAGGGATACAGGAATCAGAACTTGCAGAGAACAGCACCGCAGGTAAAAGAGAGGACAGCCCCCTGTATTATCGCGGCCTGTTCTCTTTGGCAATTATGGGCGTCTTTGGTCTGTGGCTGCTGCCGCTCTACAGATTGTCTGCGGCAGCGGACCATACACAGCTCCTGCGGCTCCTGATGCTCTCTGCAGCAGCACTTCTCGCATGGGGCTGTCTGCTGTTGCCCCGTCTTGTACAGGCAAGCGGTCAGTTTCTGCTAATCTTCATGACCTGGTATGGCCTCTGTGCTGCTGCGGGAGGCGGGGGCGGGTGGCTGAAGGTCTATGCCATGGAGAAAAGCGGACAGGATGCCCTACTGCTGTTCTCCGGCCGGATCTCCGCCTTAAGCGAGGACAGCAGACTGCTGATTCTGGTTCTGGGCTGGGGACTGCTGGTGTCCTCTGTCCAGCAACTCGCGCTGTACAGGGGAAGTATTGCGTTGTTCACCGGTGTAACGCTGGTGTATCTGCTGGTGCTGGATATGGGCTATGCCGTTAATACTTCCGGGGATGTCCTGGTGATGGCGGGACTGATCCTGTGGCTGCGGGCCTTCAGCGGACTGCTCCACCTGCAAGAACGGACAGGAAGGCAGGTTCTTCCTTACGCCCGCTGGGGAGCCGGGGCGTTATCGGCGGCTGTGCTGGTAACGCTGGCCGCCTGGATAGCCGGGCAAGGGCTGGGCGCACGCCCGGCTGCCCCGGTTACACTGCAGCCGGTGCTGGACAAGCTGGAGCACTGGGCTGCGGCGCAAAGGCCGGAGGAGACAGGCGTACCCGGCACCGGCAGCACCGGCTACAGTATGGAGGACAGAGAGCTTGGCATGCCCTTGACACCCAGCACGGAGGCGGCCTTCACGGTCACTGCGTCCCGTCCCTACTACTCGCGGGGGGAGAGCATGGCGTATTATGACGGCCGCCGCTGGATCAGGAGCGGAGCCGCGTATTCAGCGCTGAATCTGCCCCGCCTATCCGGGGCGGTGCCCGCTCTGGCGAATGCTTCATCCGCCGGGGGCCAGACATTTATCCAGCGGATTCAGCTCGCTTCGCCTTCCACCGGAGGTGTGCCGCTGTTCAGCGCAGGCGCGATAACAGACGTACAGAACATCCGGCTTACAGACGGAAGCCAGCTGGGTTACGTGCTGACTAGCCCTGACAGGCTCAGCTTCCGCCTGCCGGAAGTCTACGGCTCCGCAGGGGTTACGGAGTATACCGTCAAGTCTGTTCTGCCGCCAAGTGATCCGGCAGCGCTGCGGAAGCTGAAGGGGAGTGATCCTGACGGGGTCCGCAGCCAGTATTTGCAGCTCCCCGCTGCTCTGCCGCCCAGAGTACGTGCACTGGCCGGCGATCTTACCACTGCTGCGGCGAGCCGTTACGATGCCGCCGTAGCTATAGCCGGCTATCTTCAGGACGGCTACACCTATTCGCTGAAGACCCGTGTGCCGCCGTCCGGTGCCGATTTCACCGATGATTTTCTGTTCGGGACCCGTCAGGGCTATTGTGTGCATTTTGCCACTGCGATGACGGTCCTGCTGCGCAGCAGCGGCATTCCGGCGCGGTACGTCCAGGGCTACGGCCCGGGAACCGCCGTGCCCGGCTCTGTGCCGCAGCGCTACAGCGTGACCGGCGGCGATGCCCACGCCTGGGTCGAGGTCTATTTCCCCGGCGCGGGCTGGGTCCCCTTCGACCCCACGCCCTCCGCCGCTGCCGCCGCTGCCCTCGGCGCGGCTGCTACGGACCCGGCTGCGGCCTCCGCGCTGCCGGACACCCGCCGCTCCGCTGCGCTGCACGCGGACGCGCTCACTGCCGCCCTGCCGCAGGCGGGCGGCCCGGACCGTGCGCCGCTCGCGCTCGCGGCGCTGGTGCTGGCTGCCGCCATCCACTGGCGGCGCAGCCTGGCCCTGCTGCCGGCCGTGCGCCGCGCCGGCAGGCTTGGCCGTGAGCGGCAGCTGCGCGCCGCCGCTCTGGCCTGGTATGGGCTGGCGGCGCGGTATGGGCCGCCGCTGCCCGGGGTTACCGCCAGGGAGTACGCAGACTCCCTGGCTATCGAGGACGGGCGGCTGCGCGCCGCCGTCCGGGGGTTTGTACGCCAGTGGGAGACCCTGGCGTATGGCGGCGCCGGAGGCGGCGTGCCCTTGCCGGCGTCGGGCTCCTCTGGAGACGCCGCCCCCTCTACGCCTTCCGCGCCTATGTCGCCCTCGTCGCCACCCAATGCTGCCGATGCCAAGGACGAAGAGGCTTTCATGGCCCGGTGCCTGATGATCACCTTCCATCTAACCTGATCCAGAAGCGGCGTCCCTGCATTTGCAGCGGACGTCTTTGTGACGGCTAAGCTTGCCGCTCCAAATGTAATCGAAAAACCGACCATATTTAAATCCACGCTCCCCATGCCAGACACTATCCACCGACAGCCCACGGCTACAATTCTTCTCTTTATCCCTATAACTTGGTGTCGGCTCCCGGCAGCGGTGAATCGGCAGACATTTGCTCATCTGCAGGTATTCCATACAGTCATAGCCACGAGCCTGTTTCCGCTACCTTTGCCCTGTGCAGGTATTCCCTCCATCCCAACCACAGCCAGCCCAAAACCTTGAAGCAGTGGGACCCCATTTCCTTGACGCTGAGAATTAACCATGAGTATAATGAATCCAATAATCAAGGGAGGCAAGTAATGAACAAGCCAAATGAAATGATCGTTGTTCTGGATTTCGGGGGACAGTATAACCAGCTTATCGCGCGCAGAATTCGTGACCTGGGGGTATACAGCGAGCTTCTGCCGTACAATACACCGATGGAGAAGATTAAGGCTTTATCGCCCAAAGGGATTGTATTCTCAGGCGGGCCAAGCAGTGTCTATGCGGAGAATGCACCACATGTAGACCCGGCGATTTACGAGCTCGGGCTGCCGATCTTCGGGATCTGCTATGGGATGCAACTGATGGCACAGCAGCAGGGAGGCAAGGTGGAACGCTCCGCCAAGCGTGAGTACGGCAAAGCAGATGTGGAATTCGCACCCAGCTCCGTGCTTGCAGCGGGCCTTGAGAGCAAGCAGACCGTATGGATGAGCCACGGGGACCATGTAGTGGAGCTTCCGGAGGGCTTTAAGCTGGATGCCGGTACAGAGAGCGCGCCGATTGCAGCCATGAGTAATGATGAACGCAAATTCTTCGCCGTTCAGTTCCATCCTGAGGTACGCCACTCCGTGAAGGGGAATGAGATGATCTCGAACTTCCTGTACGAGGTCTGCGGCTGCGAGGGCAAATGGACGATGGAGTCGTTCATTGAGGATGCTGTTAAGGACATCCGTGATAAAGTCGGCGACCGGAAGGTGCTGTGCGCACTCAGCGGCGGCGTGGATTCCTCTGTTGTGGCGATGCTGATTCACCGTGCGATCGGCGATCAGCTGACTTGTATGTTCATCGACCACGGTCTTCTGCGTAAAGGTGAAGCGGAGAGCGTCATGGAGACTTTTGTCGGCAAGTTCGATATCCATGTTGTCAAAATCGACGCCCGTGACCGCTTCCTCGGCAAGCTGGCCGGTGTGTCCGATCCCGAACAGAAGCGTAAAATCATCGGCAACGAGTTCATCTACTGCTTCGACGAAGAATCGGCCAAGCTGGGTGACTTCGCGTTCCTGGCCCAGGGTACACTGTATACAGACATCGTAGAGAGCGGTACAGCTACAGCGCAGACGATCAAGTCGCACCACAATGTGGGCGGGCTGCCGGAAGATATGAAATTCAGTCTGATCGAGCCGCTGAACACTCTCTTCAAGGACGAAGTCCGGAAGCTGGGTGAAGAGCTGGGCATGCCGCATGCGATCGTATGGCGTCAGCCTTTCCCGGGTCCGGGTCTGGCGATTCGTGTGCTGGGTGAAGTGACCGAAGAGAAGCTGCAGATCGTCCGCGACTCCGACTATATTTTGCGTGAAGAGATCGCTAAGGCGGGTCTTGACCGTGAGATTTGGCAGTATTTCACTGCTCTCCCTAACATGAAGAGTGTTGGCGTAATGGGGGACGAGCGCACCTATTCCTACACCGTAGGCATTCGTGCCGTAACCTCCATCGATGGCATGACCGCCGACTGGGCACGTATCCCATGGGATGTACTGGAGAAAATCTCCGTGCGTATCGTCAACGAAGTTGATAACGTCAACCGTATCGTCTACGACATTACCTCGAAGCCGCCAGCAACCATCGAATGGGAATAGACATAGGTTGAAAATAAAAACTCTCTTCTACCGGCAGGCTTCTGCCAATAGAAGAGAGTTTTTTATCCTTCTATTTCTCGCTGAAACGGTACCGTCCTTTAAAAGATCGTCAAAGCTGTTCCCGCTTTTATTTCTAAACGATTTTTTTAATATTTCTTTTTTGAAGAAAGTATGTAATGATGCCAAAGGCGGCACCTGCGGTACACCAGAGCAGAATATTAAACAGGCCGATGTCAATCTTCTCGCCAGCTAACGCCGGGAATAGGAACTCCATCAGGACGAACATAGTGAAGCCCCATTGGGCACCCGCTAAGAAAAACTTTTTCTTCAATGTTTTAATTGTTTTTTCATAATCTGCATTTATATCATATTCCGTTTCGGCAACTCCGGTTTTTCGGAGCCGGATAAGGATGTAGTAGGCTACGAACTGCTGCACAATGAAGAGAGCCATAGTTCCGAATGTGAATGTGTGATGTATGGTATCCATAATTAAGCTGATGAGCATAAGACCAGACGTCAGATACAAGGCATGCATGCAGGCACCGGCAAGAATACGATGAATCTCTCCCCGCTGATACTCATCCCTTTCCTCTATATAGCCAACAAATGGCTTTAGCATTCTCTTCTCCATATTACTCAGCATTACTGTTTACCTCCCAGAAAAGTGTATTCAAATCAGAGTTCAGGGCCTTGGCCAGCTTAACGCACAAATCCAATGAAGGATTATACTTGTCATTCTCAATCAGATTGACCGTCTGCCGGGCAACTCCGACCTCCTTCGACAGGGCAAGCTGCGACAAACCGGAGCGTTTTCTGTATTCGGCAACCCTGTTCATATCGATTCCTCCTTGATAAAAAGTCATATATATATGACTAACTCTATGTTCATGGTACTCTCCATAAGTTTATGTGTCAATTATATATGACAAAAAAGAACTCCAAAACCCTATATTAGGGTTTGGAGTTCTTCCCGCTTAGGCGGACTGCTACAAGCTCTTCAATTCATACACCTTCTCCAGCGTAGCCAGACACTCTGTCTTCTTGTCATCACTATCCGTATGAAGATACCCCTCCACCATCCTGTATCCGAACACGAGCAGGATGAATTCGTAGACGCAGTGGCCGGCAAGCGGGGCAATCTCTCCCGCATATTCCGTGAAGCCCCGGTAATAAGCAGGGACACACCGCTGATAGTATTCAATCATGTGATCAAGATCCACCTCATCCGCAATCAGGCTGGCGATGTCCTCGCCGAGGTAGCCCCAGCCCGAGGTATCCCAGTCGATCAGCGCGATGGTCCCGCCCGAATAGATGATGTTGGTTACCCAGAAGTCCCGGTGGCACAGTACAAGGGGCAATTTTTCAATCCGGGCAAAAATATCGTCCGACTGCTCGTCGATGTCGATGAGCATTTGCCGGATATGCTGCGGGAAGTCGCATTCCTCCGAACGGATATAGTCGTAGACGAGCGGCCAGGACCGGTAATGCAGATAGGTGTTCTTCATGAGATCTGCATGGCTCAGGTTGGTCAGACTCTGCAGCACTTCAGGCTGCGCTGCGTATAATTTGCCTTGATAGCGTCCCAGCTCCAGTGCCGCCTGTTCATACATATCACCGGTCAGGTTCAGGCCTGAGATGCCATCCATATATTCCAGCCATAATCTCATTTCATCCCCGGCTTCATTCATCTCAGCATGATAACACACCGGCCAGCGGAAGGATTCTGTGAAGGTTGCATCGAGTGGCGAAGCGTAGAGGTCATATTCCCGCCGCCAGGAATGCGGATCATCGTAACGTTCCCATTTCTTCTGGATTTTCAGCACAATACGGTACGGCAGCTGCTCTCCGTCAGCCGTTTCGGCTGTTCCGGTAACCAGCTGCACATCCCCCAAGGTCCCGCCATGTAGCTGTAACGTCTGGTAGTCAGCAGATGTAATCGTTGTTTTGAAAAGCGCACTTAGTGCAGTATATAACGCTTCAGTTGGAATCTTCATTTTTTTCGTCCTCCGTTTTTCTTCATTTGCTTACGCTGCATCGCAGCTGACTGATTCTGGGCATCCTTGTGCCTGAGATAGTGTGTTCTATTCTGAACGAACCGGTTCTCCTGCTGCTGGGCCTTGTAGCGCTCCCAGCGTTCATGCGTCAGGGAACCATCCGCCAGTGCGGCGAGCACCACACAGCCCGGCTCGGACTCATGGCGGCAGTCGCTGAACCGGCATCTGGTGAACAAGTCTTCTACATCCGCGAAGCCTGCAGAGATGCCTTCGTCGGCATCGAACAGCCCTAGTTCACGCATCCCTGGGGTATCGATCACCATTGCTCCCGAGGGGAGCATGAACAACTGACGGTGGGTCGTCGTATGCCGTCCCCGGCTGTCTTCCTCCCGGATCGAACTAACCTTCATGACATCCTGTTCCATCAGCGCATTAAGCAGCGACGATTTGCCGACCCCGGACATGCCGAGGAAGACGATAGTTGAACCTGGCTTGAGGTAGGCATCAAGCTCATGTAGACCGAGACCGTTGTGACTGCACACGGCGTGCACCGGAACATCCGGCATGCTCTGCCGGACTTCTGCCAGCGGTAGGCTGTAGTCTTCGGTGAGATCAGCCTTGGTCAGAATGACGACCGGCTGGCCGCCGCTCTGTCTGGCCTGGGTCAGGTACCGCATCATCCGGGTGACATTGAAATCCCAGTTCAGGGAAGACAGGATGAAGACATAATCGAAGTTGGCGGCCACGACCTGCTCCAGAATGGTTTTGGTATAGCCTGCGGCATGGCCGGAATAATTCGCCCGCGAGAACTTGGAACGGCGGGGGAGAAGCGTAACAATAAGCGAATCTCCGCTCTTATTCGGATGCAGCAGGACGAAATCCCCCACGCAAGGGAAGTCTTCACGCGATTCAGCACTATGATAGAATGTGCCTTTGAGTACAGCGGTTAGCTCACCCCGCTCTGTGATTACTGTGAAGCGCTCCCGCCGGAGCTCTGTAATTCTGCCGGGCAATAGCCCTGAAGGAATTTCCTCTATTTCTGTATATCCATAGGTTTTTAGATTAATCATGTTTTAGGTTTAGCTCCTTATGATGTTGTTTTGTGGACGCAAAAATGCCGCGGAACAGCAGCCTCTTAAAGAAGCTGCTGATCTGCGGCATCAAGATGCAAAGAAGATACGACCTTCATCGTACCCCGCAAACAGCAATATTCACGAAAGGTTACTTGGGATGGCATACCAAATAATACGGGGCTTTGCCCGATTTTTGTGAGAAGTATGCCTGCTATGCAGTTCTAAACTGAAACCACCAT is a window encoding:
- a CDS encoding aminoglycoside phosphotransferase family protein yields the protein MKIPTEALYTALSALFKTTITSADYQTLQLHGGTLGDVQLVTGTAETADGEQLPYRIVLKIQKKWERYDDPHSWRREYDLYASPLDATFTESFRWPVCYHAEMNEAGDEMRLWLEYMDGISGLNLTGDMYEQAALELGRYQGKLYAAQPEVLQSLTNLSHADLMKNTYLHYRSWPLVYDYIRSEECDFPQHIRQMLIDIDEQSDDIFARIEKLPLVLCHRDFWVTNIIYSGGTIALIDWDTSGWGYLGEDIASLIADEVDLDHMIEYYQRCVPAYYRGFTEYAGEIAPLAGHCVYEFILLVFGYRMVEGYLHTDSDDKKTECLATLEKVYELKSL
- the rsgA gene encoding ribosome small subunit-dependent GTPase A; its protein translation is MINLKTYGYTEIEEIPSGLLPGRITELRRERFTVITERGELTAVLKGTFYHSAESREDFPCVGDFVLLHPNKSGDSLIVTLLPRRSKFSRANYSGHAAGYTKTILEQVVAANFDYVFILSSLNWDFNVTRMMRYLTQARQSGGQPVVILTKADLTEDYSLPLAEVRQSMPDVPVHAVCSHNGLGLHELDAYLKPGSTIVFLGMSGVGKSSLLNALMEQDVMKVSSIREEDSRGRHTTTHRQLFMLPSGAMVIDTPGMRELGLFDADEGISAGFADVEDLFTRCRFSDCRHESEPGCVVLAALADGSLTHERWERYKAQQQENRFVQNRTHYLRHKDAQNQSAAMQRKQMKKNGGRKK